One window from the genome of Populus alba chromosome 15, ASM523922v2, whole genome shotgun sequence encodes:
- the LOC118037376 gene encoding uncharacterized protein encodes MIEKTNDVIRERSCMSTIPENGSIFPILENESLIPENTEPEGGRIRRYSTGDITIPYTRVNILSRYLASSTGSCHDYCKYGTKHDSEMKTRNPILKSIKEKQGMNMKKTVILAERQGAFPSPGSKRQNSSVPIVTGRKVSSSTKKEIVLSKQLLLPLEVRSGAGEKKLVAPPALSSSVKRVLMRPAVSVFSQHYVKGVSQLKGQNEVVKAEYKQPGCQDVSKKTLPISKLDTDENKAMKLSQNGTLTAGLSAPPAKKIMRRTKKGIHSTHLPPSSEKKCVRHIKDGTTRISRTPISSLASSKSSRSSAYSECYVTDLKNTAANKLPSKTRPRKDGVVYTTCKDSAARKVNFRSGMVVELQPENRTSRRLIFRRRYLGEGQIGETAGTSKDNLKSKEVCENEAHSAKMESEKVVLEHQDMQEKKIVQSLLNNMIEETAVKLVESRKSKVKALIGAFETVISLQDSKTSSTVGA; translated from the coding sequence ATGATTGAAAAAACTAACGATGTGATCAGAGAGAGGAGTTGTATGTCAACGATTCCAGAAAATGGTTCTATCTTTCCGATTCTTGAAAATGAATCTCTGATCCCAGAGAATACCGAGCCTGAAGGTGGCCGTATAAGGAGGTACTCCACTGGGGATATAACTATCCCCTACACTAGAGTAAATATTCTTTCACGCTATCTCGCATCGTCAACTGGTTCCTGCCATGATTACTGCAAATATGGAACAAAACATGATTCAGAAATGAAGACAAGGAATCCCATATTAAAGAGCATCAAAGAAAAGCAAGGCATGAATATGAAGAAGACTGTAATTTTAGCAGAAAGACAGGGAGCATTTCCATCTCCTGGCTCAAAAAGACAAAACTCCAGCGTTCCTATCGTCACAGGGCGAAAAGTTTCATCATCGACCAAGAAAGAAATTGTACTTTCAAAACAGCTTTTATTACCTCTCGAGGTAAGATCTGGTGCTGGTGAGAAGAAGTTGGTGGCACCACCAGCTCTTTCTTCATCAGTCAAGAGAGTCTTGATGCGACCAGCTGTTTCTGTGTTTTCCCAACATTATGTTAAAGGAGTTTCTCAACTGAAGGGTCAAAATGAAGTCGTAAAGGCTGAATACAAGCAACCTGGATGTCAGGATGTTTCAAAGAAGACTTTGCCTATCAGTAAATTAGATACCGATGAGAACAAAGCTATGAAACTTTCTCAAAATGGAACTCTCACAGCTGGATTGTCTGCACCTCCTGCTAAGAAGATCATGAGGCGCACTAAGAAAGGAATTCACTCCACTCATCTGCCTCCATCCTCTGAGAAGAAGTGCGTTAGACATATTAAAGATGGAACAACTCGCATTAGTCGAACACCCATATCTTCTTTGGCATCATCCAAGTCTTCCCGTAGCAGTGCCTACAGTGAATGCTATGTAACTGATCTTAAGAACACTGCTGCAAACAAACTACCATCTAAGACTAGGCCTAGGAAGGATGGAGTAGTTTACACTACATGTAAAGATTCCGCAGCCAGAAAGGTAAATTTTAGGTCAGGAATGGTGGTTGAACTCCAGCCTGAAAATAGAACTTCAAGGAGACTCATATTTAGGCGAAGATACCTTGGCGAAGGCCAAATTGGTGAAACTGCTGGTACCAGCAAGGACAACCTCAAGAGCAAAGAAGTTTGTGAAAATGAAGCTCATAGCGCAAAAATGGAATCGGAGAAAGTTGTTTTAGAACACCAAGATATGCAGGAAAAGAAAATTGTGCAGAGTTTGTTAAATAACATGATTGAGGAGACTGCAGTTAAGCTTGTCGAGAGCAGGAAGAGTAAGGTGAAAGCTCTGATTGGTGCTTTCGAAACTGTGATCTCTCTTCAGGATTCCAAAACCTCGTCAACAGTTGGAGCTTAA